The Streptomyces sp. RKAG293 genome includes a region encoding these proteins:
- a CDS encoding suppressor of fused domain protein, which translates to MTNSESIREYYADKWGEPARVAEFRKSGLVVGLQKWKIERPAQPVPFLYATAGASDYELPNMDPLHRQEFIATFSAECDGVARTLAWLGVQAHLTGRGFSPGDTYRDGNGVIEGLGFGGFLVITPRGELPTSVLLANGNHVEFLLAIPAFDDELAFASTQGMDELMGVMENHRAPLSDPKRRSVFG; encoded by the coding sequence ATGACTAATAGTGAAAGCATCAGGGAATATTACGCCGACAAGTGGGGCGAGCCTGCTCGTGTAGCGGAATTCCGTAAGAGTGGATTGGTTGTCGGTCTACAAAAGTGGAAAATTGAGAGACCAGCGCAGCCAGTCCCGTTTCTGTACGCCACTGCAGGCGCCAGTGACTACGAGTTGCCCAATATGGACCCTCTGCATCGACAGGAGTTCATTGCAACATTCTCCGCAGAGTGCGACGGTGTTGCCCGTACTTTGGCCTGGTTGGGAGTGCAGGCGCACTTGACGGGTAGAGGTTTTTCCCCAGGGGATACCTATCGCGATGGAAACGGGGTTATCGAAGGCCTTGGCTTTGGAGGTTTTCTCGTCATCACGCCTCGTGGAGAATTGCCAACCTCTGTGCTGCTGGCTAACGGCAACCATGTCGAGTTCTTGTTGGCGATTCCTGCCTTCGATGACGAGTTGGCTTTTGCGTCGACCCAAGGGATGGACGAACTCATGGGTGTCATGGAGAATCACCGTGCGCCGTTGTCGGATCCGAAACGAAGGTCGGTCTTCGGCTGA